TATGTCAAGCGATGCGGGGAGCGGGACCTAACGCCGACGACAGTGCCCACCTCCATAAAGCACGAGCCTGACGCCGACGACGGGGCTGGTAAGGATGCACGAGGGGAAACATCGTTCGCACAACTGCACAAGAAGCGCGGCCGTCACTGCCTGCCGGCAACCCCAATCCAGCAGCCCCTTTTCACTCCCCAAGCTACCCCGCCGGGCATTTCAAGGGCCGATTGCTCTGTGGATAAGTGGAGTGAGCAGCCCAGCGCAACGCCAACTGCCACTGTCAAGCGCGAGCTCGATGCAGACGCTGGCAAGGATGCGGGAGGGAAGGTAGTCCGGAGACGACGACCCTACCCCCAGAGGCCCATTACAGAGCAAGCCCCCACCATGTGGGTCAATCGTGGCCGCCTCGGCCGTCTCCTCCACAATCTAGTTCGCACGCACCAATGGCGAGATGCTGCCGGGGTCTTCTCTGTGCTCCTACCTGGCATTCAGCGCCCTGACTCCTTCGAGGAGGCCCGCAGCATTTTAGTGGTAAGCAGAACATGCAGGGTGTAATTACTAATTTTTATAGCAGCTCATGGTTTTGGTAAAGTTAGTGTTTTCTAATGAAGGCTAGTTGCTCGATTGAAGGATGCGATGGATATTCATAGACGCCTTGCTCAGGATAGTGGCAACCATGGCAGGAGAACCTACTACCACAGGACGCAGAAGGTTTTTGATGTTTGGATACAACGGCTAATGTGGTTGCCTACTTCTGCAAAGGTAAGTTCCTAATTTGTTGTCAACTTTGAGACTAATACAATGTTAAATTAGTTAATTACCTTATTCTTATACTATATACCATGATTAAATTTGTTAATACAACCATATCTGAACAAACACCTGAAAATGGAACCAGGGTTTTGTTATAATCCGTATTGTTACCAATCAGTACTATTCAGAGCCTAATTGGATAAAAAATGTTTCCGGGAACAACATTGAATTCCAAATCCAACAGGAATTAGGACTGTTCATTTGTTTGGATATAAGCATACACATGAAAGTTCCTTATTGTACCTTTCGTTGGATTTTTGTATGAACTTTATGGGGAAAGGGCATTTGCTGTGAAGTCTGGTCAGCAATCTTCTGCTAACTTGTGTCTATAGGAGTGGTACCGTTGCTATAGTAGAGATTATTGAAGCCCATCTGGCATGTGCACATTGCCCTGTAGCCCGCACAACTGTGAGCTCTGCCTTCTGATGCACCTATATTTTGTTGCTACCTGAACTGTCTGCAGTTGCTCAACACCGGCTGTATTTGGTAAAACCATGGGTGGTCCTTTCATCAGTAGAACAACATGAACTTAGGGTGAGGTAAAAGCTGACACAGGGCAGAGGATCGAAGTGTATTGTAGTACTCCTGTTTATGTTCTTCAAAAGTATCCTACGTCTGTTCTTTTGTTTTGGGATTCTTATATTCCAAACGGCCCTCTTTTTGTTGAGTTCGAAATCACAATATGCAGTTTTGTGCACGTATGTTTTTATTCTGTTGTGGCTTGCTAGTATTTTATAGTTAGGTTGGTTGCAATTTAAACTTCTGCATGTCATGGCAAAATTGGATTCAGTGGATCAGAAACATTGAATCATAACTTCGTATGTTCATAGACTCACCTGAATACTAAGGTCATGGGATTAGCTTAATAAAAAGATCATGTTGTACATCATAGTCTTCAGTTCTAATTGTGTTCTGTTTTCTGTATTACCTCTGATCTAATCCTTTTTATTATACGCTAATAGATGTACAAACATCATGCTCCTTTGTATTTGCTTAACCCTGTTAATTTGTTTGGCAGAAACACATGGTTAAACTCGAACTGGCTCTATTTTATCTTTCACAAGGCAAGCTCGACGATGCACACAATGCAACAAGAGTGTGAGTTACCGGCACAGTCTGTTAGTGTTTACATCTGCCATGTCTTATACACATTTTTTGATATGCCTTTTCTTGGGAATACACTGATCTGTGATAGGCTTATAGCCATGCCATCTTGTTTGTTGTTACAATTTACATGCCTAATTCATTTACTTCCTTAATGAAACCAAGTATCAGTCTATCATGTTAAATCCAAAGAAATTGTTTTTTCACATGTTATCAGGCAAGGACTGTATTGCCTGCGAGGTACTAGGTAACTTCTCATTAAGGATACAATCCATTTTGGTCTAGGTATTTGTTACATAGTAACAGGTTGAACCACCTTTTTGTTTTTCATCACTTGTGAATCAGATTTTGCACAAAACATTCCACTTTGAACCGCATTTAAACATTtcagattttgaagtggttctgACATGATTGCCCCATTTGTCTGGGTAGTGTGGCACTCGCAACTTGACACATTGCAGGTCAATTGGGACATGCATCTCACAGATACTCTCTGACATGGCATAGGCTAGCCGGCGATATGACAGAGGCTAGCTGGACTGTCCAACGTAGCAGAGCTTGGGTTACCAGAGAGCAGTAATAGCTAGCAGAGAGCGGCTGTTGGACCTTCGGTTAGCCTCTGCCACATTGGATGCATGTTTGCAAAATGTACGCCACAGTTAGTCTGCGATGTGTCAAGCAATAGGTGACTGTTACATCACCGTGATGAGTGTGACCATCACATCAGAACTAATTCAAATGCTAAAGTGTTTTTCAGAGTGGAATAATTCGTGCAAAATCTGCTTCAAAGTGTCACCGAAAACTAAATGTGGTTCTAACTGTCACGTATCACAAATATCTGGTCGAATGTGgaatttattctttcattaacagAAGTAGGCACCCAAATTCAAGTACATGGGTGGTGGTGTACACTCTCACCTCCCGCCAACTAAGTGGCTCACGAGACATTTATGTGGTATTCATATGCGTCAATCTAGGAAAATTTTTTATGATGATGAAAGGAATCTACAGATAGTACAAAAGTATGCATTTGTTAAATGCATACATTGTGTTAAGATATGTGTAGCATCTTAATTCTGGTAACTAGAGTACTTTTCAAGTGTTGAAGCTTTTGGATgatttagtttcttgttttaatTTTCTCTTCCACAGACATGTCTTGTCAGCACTGAGATAAAAGAATTGAGAGCTTCTATTCCTTTTTTCAGTCTCATCGCGAAGGGCGGACTACAGAAGGAACCAACTCTAAATCTGATACATGGCTTGATATCATATGATAAATGGTACTCTGGCTTGCCCAAAGATATGCAACTTGAGAGATTTGATGTGTACAATGAATCATGCAAAATTTCTGTGTCATCCAATACCTGTGGAGAAAATGGTCTCCAGGATAGTTCAGATGACAATTGCAGCATTGATGTTGATGATGCCAGTTTTCCTGCTTGCTCTTCAGAAAGTTCTATCAATAATGGGAATATAGACAAAAAGTGCAAGATTCCCAAGAAATCTCGTTCTGTTTATCCTGTTAAGGAAAATGATTCAGTAGATTCACAAGTGAAAGAGGAAGTGTTTTCTGCAGATTTTCGAAGCGTATTTTTTAATACCTCTGATGCCCCTACCTGTGGTTAGTGACATTCCATCTACTCCTTCAAGATGTTCATCTGTTTTTTCCCTTCCACTAAGTACTAGGTAGTTTCGAGTTCTGGGGATCTGTAGAAAAATGACACTGAGTGATTACATTACTGGAACATCTAGAGCAATCATAAAGAACCACTTGTTGATGTCATATACCTTCTAATACATTTTGTTTTTTGACCATCCACTTCTATTTGATAGCAATACTGCAACCAGTTTTAGCCTTCATTTACTTTTATTTGATGCATCTGGATCCAAAATATGAGAGTATGACATGAATTTTCAAAGAGGTATATAAACAATGCTTGACAACTCTTAAGGTTTGTTACTTCTTTTTGCATCCGGCAAGTCAGAAACAGATTTTGATGAAGGTGCTGGAAGCATCGTGTAGATTTATCCTT
This sequence is a window from Aegilops tauschii subsp. strangulata cultivar AL8/78 chromosome 7, Aet v6.0, whole genome shotgun sequence. Protein-coding genes within it:
- the LOC109782691 gene encoding uncharacterized protein; amino-acid sequence: MARLPLSPSPPAFTPVKEEPDVDTTSATRTTRPPPRKKRRRDHLPVTPTQPLLTPQTILSGISKADSFYVKRCGERDLTPTTVPTSIKHEPDADDGAGKDARGETSFAQLHKKRGRHCLPATPIQQPLFTPQATPPGISRADCSVDKWSEQPSATPTATVKRELDADAGKDAGGKVVRRRRPYPQRPITEQAPTMWVNRGRLGRLLHNLVRTHQWRDAAGVFSVLLPGIQRPDSFEEARSILVDAMDIHRRLAQDSGNHGRRTYYHRTQKVFDVWIQRLMWLPTSAKKHMVKLELALFYLSQGKLDDAHNATRVLIAKGGLQKEPTLNLIHGLISYDKWYSGLPKDMQLERFDVYNESCKISVSSNTCGENGLQDSSDDNCSIDVDDASFPACSSESSINNGNIDKKCKIPKKSRSVYPVKENDSVDSQVKEEVFSADFRSVFFNTSDAPTCGLEQSLLPLRLKHAAGTSSDCFDSYWKYKSTPNAFYADAERCLKVALHSSPPVMAALLPLIQILLLGDKLKDALCELEKTCRSSTTALPFRLRGRLLEYFDQNQVSTISSCYEEALQRDPTCSYSVERLTEMHRKGYYNTTRLLERIALHLDCVNGKPSIWEELVSCFLRLFSDRTTDYEDCISCNVEGDASIDAFSSLSSVFFEQHTRESWKLRCKWWMNRHFSKNIYMSETAKGDCKLLASKASCASHMLGPGFPYVKAAKSYLSKQEAKHESGFLSRNMENSVKLLQSLEKLT